The Pseudanabaena sp. PCC 6802 genomic interval GTGGTTTAAACGGCATTATGCTCCATCCTTGTGATAGAAAAATGATACTGAAATCGATCCAGATCGCAATAAATAACTTGTAGACCGAACTGCTAGCTTAGTTATTATCGGGATTTGGACGTGGCGATCGCCACCCGATCTCCTGCCACTCTCCGTAGATATTCTAAAAAATTTATTACCTGTTGATAGCTTACCGATTTGTCCTCTGCATTCAACACGATTAACCCCTGGGGATATTGTACTAAATGTAATTTAATCCGTTGCTCTAATTCTGGACGTTGCAATACCTGACGCTCTATCCTGATTGCGTTCGTTGCATCAAGCGTAATTACCAGCATATCGGACTGGAGCGAATTATTCGATTGGGGTGGATTGCGAGTCGATTGCGGCAGATCTACACCTATGTTAGGAGGCTCCGATAGTCCAGCTGTCAGCAACATAAAAAATGCCAGGATGGAAAATACAACATCAAGTAGGGGGATAACATTTACTTCAGCACTTGATGATGAATTGTAATTGCGAATTTTCATGATTTCTTCACCCGAAAGCGCGATCGATAAAATCCAATCACCTTTAAGATTAGTACCTTTAAGCTGCAATTTAGACTGCAGGTTTGACTCAGAGGTTTTAAGTGGCAGTTAAAATTAATAGTGAGTTTGCCGTACCTTATCCCCACCGTCCCATGTCCTTTGGTGCCCCCTGCCTTAGCCCGCTAGAACTGTGGTTTGCCGTAGTGCGCGATCCCCTCATCGTCTCGCCGGATATCAAGGCAATCGACGCGATCGCCCAAATGCACGACATGCGATCGCACAGCGATCCCGAAACAAATGCGGCTAACCCAGAGGTAAGTCAACGCGATCGCCTCCACCACGAGATCCGGTCGAGTTGCGTGTTGGTAGTGGCAGCGGATCGCGCGGTCGGCATTCTGACCGAACGCGATCTGGTGCGAGCGATCGCAGAACCGCAACCTCTTGACACTCTGTCCGTCCGGCAGGTGATGTCACAGCTAGCGATCGCTCTGCGCGAGTCCGATCTCACGAATTTGACAGTAGCAGTTAATCTACTCCAGGAGTTCTGCATTCGTCATTTACCCATCCTGGACGAGCGCGATCGCCCAATCGGACTGGTGACCCATGAAAGTTTGCTGCAAGCTCTCAGTTGCCATGAATCGAGCAAAAATGGGGATACCGAAGCCTATGAATGTACGTTAACCCAATTAGAAGAGCAAAATATCCTGCTAGCTAAAATTGTCAGGCATGAGCCATTGCTTGAGGTCATGAATACGTTGATTAAGTTCATCGAAAACCGCCTGCATGGGGCACTTTGCTCTATCATGTTGCTAGATGCAGAGAATTGCCTGCACCACCTGGCTGCTCCCAGCCTCCCACTGGAGTATATCCAACTTGCGGATGGGATATCAATCGCTGAAGGGGCGGGATCGTGTAGCGCGGCTGCCTTACGCCGCGAAATGATAATCGCAACCGATATTGCCAACGATTCCTTCTGGCAGAAATACAAAGAAGTTGCCTTGCAATATGGCTTTCGAGCTTGCTGGTCCAGTCCCATTATTACCAGCGACGATCGCGTGTTGGGAGCATTCGGCACGTATTACCGAGAAGTGCGATCGCCAACAGACAAGGAACTAGATTTAGTAAGACAGATGTCCAATCTAATTGGCATTGCGATCGAAAGCTCGCAGAGCGAGCAAAAACTCCTGCAACTAAATCAAGAACTAGAAGTTAAAGTTGCAGACCGCACCGCTGCCTTGCAAGAACAGCAGCACTTCATTACCCAGATCGCCGAATCCACCACTGCTATTCTCTACATCCACGACATGTTGGAGCAACGGAATATCTATTCCAACGGTCAGATCGCAAGAGTTCTTGGATATTCTCCAGAAGAGATTCAGGCAATGGGCAGCAATTTATTTGTCAATCTGGCTCATCCAGACGATCTCCCCTTGCTCGCGAAGCAAGCGAAAAAATGCCTTACAGCTAGCGATGCCGACGTGATGAATATTGAGTATCGGATGCGTCATGCGAATGGAGAGTGGCGCTGGCTGCACAGCCGAGATAAGATATTTAAGCGTACGGCGGAAGGGAAACCCTGCCAACTAATCGGAACTGCGGTGGATATTAGCGATCGCAAGGCAGCCGAACTAGCATTACAGAAGAGTGAAGAACTCTATCGGCTCCTATCCGAAGTCAGTCCAGTGGGCATTTTTCGTTACGATCTTTCAGGCGAATGCACGTACGTCAACGAAAAAGTACTGCAACTGGTCAAGCATCCTGTAGAAAAGTGCTTGCAAGGTCATTGGATCGAGACGATTTATCCCGACGATCGCGAGATCGTTCGCCAACAATTGCAATCCCTTATGGAGCGAGCCAGTACCGATCGCGATGCCACCTATCAGCAGGAGGTGCGGCAACTATATCCAGATGGGTCGCTGAATTGGTTGCTAGCACAGGTTGTCGCCGAACGCGACGCATGGGGAAATGTGACAGGCTACATTGGCTCTCTGATCGATATTAACGATCGCAAATTAGCCGAGCAACAACTACAGCGACTCAACCAGGAGCTAGAAACCAAAGTTCAAGAACGTACGGCTGAACTGCAAGAAATTTATCAGGAACTTGTGCGCGCCAACCGTCTTAAGGACGAATTTCTTGCTAATAT includes:
- a CDS encoding ExbD/TolR family protein; this encodes MKIRNYNSSSSAEVNVIPLLDVVFSILAFFMLLTAGLSEPPNIGVDLPQSTRNPPQSNNSLQSDMLVITLDATNAIRIERQVLQRPELEQRIKLHLVQYPQGLIVLNAEDKSVSYQQVINFLEYLRRVAGDRVAIATSKSR
- a CDS encoding PAS domain-containing protein, which encodes MAVKINSEFAVPYPHRPMSFGAPCLSPLELWFAVVRDPLIVSPDIKAIDAIAQMHDMRSHSDPETNAANPEVSQRDRLHHEIRSSCVLVVAADRAVGILTERDLVRAIAEPQPLDTLSVRQVMSQLAIALRESDLTNLTVAVNLLQEFCIRHLPILDERDRPIGLVTHESLLQALSCHESSKNGDTEAYECTLTQLEEQNILLAKIVRHEPLLEVMNTLIKFIENRLHGALCSIMLLDAENCLHHLAAPSLPLEYIQLADGISIAEGAGSCSAAALRREMIIATDIANDSFWQKYKEVALQYGFRACWSSPIITSDDRVLGAFGTYYREVRSPTDKELDLVRQMSNLIGIAIESSQSEQKLLQLNQELEVKVADRTAALQEQQHFITQIAESTTAILYIHDMLEQRNIYSNGQIARVLGYSPEEIQAMGSNLFVNLAHPDDLPLLAKQAKKCLTASDADVMNIEYRMRHANGEWRWLHSRDKIFKRTAEGKPCQLIGTAVDISDRKAAELALQKSEELYRLLSEVSPVGIFRYDLSGECTYVNEKVLQLVKHPVEKCLQGHWIETIYPDDREIVRQQLQSLMERASTDRDATYQQEVRQLYPDGSLNWLLAQVVAERDAWGNVTGYIGSLIDINDRKLAEQQLQRLNQELETKVQERTAELQEIYQELVRANRLKDEFLANMSHELRTPLNTILGMTEGLQEGVFGEANQPQLKALKAIERSGNHLLEVISDILDLAKIESGRMEIDRTCVDVAVLCKSSLGFIKQLAHNKRIQLELKLPAHLPHLLVDERRVRQVLINLLGNAVKFTLPNGCITLEVSHSLQPTTHSPPKLRIAVTDTGIGIAAEDMSKLFQPFTQIDSALNRKYEGTGLGLSLVKRIVELHGGRVGVTSEVGVGTCFTIELPYTSTLSPAPLQHTSSAINSTAQLIKRKDSPLILLAEDNEANIYTVSSYLEAKGYRMLLARNGREAIALARSNCPDLILMDIQMPEIDGIEAMHQIRQHPNLVNVPIVAITGLAMSGDRERCLAAGATDYLDKPIRLKHLTRVIQQLLTLPEDNL